From Streptomyces sp. NBC_00683, one genomic window encodes:
- a CDS encoding transporter produces the protein MTVLDAPVGSTVPAVGGHGLVPVFVQLKLTLLRNGLRQSSGRRAAYVASLVVTVLLAVGQVIGLVVLRGNAQAETLVVLMTAVVALGWAVMPLFFPSGDETLDPSRLVMLPLRPRPLIGALLVASLIGIGPLFTLALVLGSVIAVARGWAAVVTSVVAVPLTLLVCVALARSVATANIRLLTSRKGRDLAVLSGLVIGVGIQFVNFGAQRLGRAGGLSSLEPLADVVRWLPPASALGAVGSASEGAYGTALAQLLLSVLALGALGWLWQRSLVKLMTSPDGSTIAAAEPASKRSGAGRSGLFALLPEGRTGTVMERSLRYIARDPKTKATWVTALAIGLIVPVLNAVQGTGSVYLASFAAGMLGMQMYNQFGQDTSAFWMVAQTISSPRDAYLELRARALALLLITLPYTALVTVVNAAVLGDWATLPAGLGLSFALLGGMLATGAMASVLFPYSIPQDGAFKNVAPGQGGLAWISILGGMVTAGLLCGPVIGLTIWLHTAGLRDWLWLVLPVGTVYGAFIGWLGVRLAAPRAADRLPEILTAVSKG, from the coding sequence ATGACCGTGCTCGACGCACCCGTGGGGTCCACCGTCCCGGCCGTCGGTGGCCACGGCCTCGTCCCCGTCTTCGTACAACTCAAGCTGACGCTGCTGCGCAACGGTCTGCGCCAGTCGTCCGGGCGGCGGGCCGCCTATGTCGCGTCCCTCGTCGTCACCGTGCTGCTCGCCGTGGGCCAGGTGATCGGGCTGGTCGTGCTGCGCGGCAACGCCCAGGCGGAGACCCTCGTGGTCCTGATGACCGCGGTGGTCGCGCTCGGCTGGGCGGTGATGCCGCTGTTCTTCCCGAGCGGCGACGAGACCCTCGACCCGAGCCGGCTGGTCATGCTTCCGCTGCGGCCCCGCCCGCTGATCGGGGCGCTGCTGGTGGCCTCGCTGATCGGTATCGGGCCGCTCTTCACACTCGCCCTGGTTCTCGGCTCGGTGATCGCCGTGGCACGGGGCTGGGCGGCGGTGGTGACCTCGGTCGTCGCCGTACCGCTGACGCTGCTGGTCTGCGTGGCGCTGGCCCGGTCCGTGGCCACGGCCAACATCCGGCTGCTGACCTCCCGCAAGGGCCGCGATCTCGCGGTGCTCAGCGGGCTGGTGATCGGGGTGGGCATCCAGTTCGTCAACTTCGGTGCGCAGCGCCTGGGCCGGGCGGGCGGGCTGTCCTCGCTCGAACCGCTCGCGGACGTGGTGCGCTGGCTGCCGCCGGCCTCGGCACTCGGCGCGGTGGGGTCCGCGTCCGAGGGGGCGTACGGGACGGCTCTCGCGCAACTGCTGCTCTCCGTGCTCGCCCTGGGTGCCCTGGGGTGGCTGTGGCAACGGAGCCTGGTGAAGCTGATGACGTCACCGGACGGTTCCACGATCGCCGCCGCCGAGCCTGCCTCCAAGCGGTCCGGAGCCGGCCGCTCCGGACTCTTCGCGCTGCTTCCCGAGGGGCGTACGGGGACGGTGATGGAGCGGAGTCTGCGGTACATCGCGCGGGACCCGAAGACGAAGGCGACCTGGGTGACGGCACTGGCGATCGGTCTGATCGTGCCGGTGCTCAACGCGGTCCAGGGGACCGGCTCGGTCTACCTCGCCTCCTTCGCGGCGGGGATGCTCGGCATGCAGATGTACAACCAGTTCGGGCAGGACACCTCCGCCTTCTGGATGGTGGCGCAGACGATCTCCTCGCCCCGGGACGCCTACCTCGAACTGCGGGCGCGGGCACTGGCGCTGCTGCTGATCACCCTGCCGTACACGGCTCTGGTGACGGTCGTGAACGCGGCGGTGCTCGGGGACTGGGCGACGCTGCCGGCGGGTCTGGGGCTGTCGTTCGCCCTGCTGGGCGGGATGCTCGCGACGGGCGCCATGGCCTCGGTGCTGTTCCCCTACTCGATCCCGCAGGACGGTGCGTTCAAGAACGTGGCGCCGGGGCAGGGCGGGCTGGCCTGGATCTCCATCCTCGGCGGGATGGTGACGGCCGGACTGCTCTGCGGGCCCGTGATCGGGCTGACGATCTGGCTGCACACGGCCGGACTGCGGGATTGGCTGTGGCTGGTGCTGCCCGTGGGCACGGTGTACGGGGCCTTCATCGGGTGGCTGGGGGTACGGCTGGCCGCGCCCCGCGCGGCGGACCGGCTCCCGGAGATCCTGACCGCGGTCAGCAAGGGCTGA
- a CDS encoding bifunctional DNA primase/polymerase, translating to MFFVEEPIGVTEAAQVPQQRGEQLLDAAARYAEERHWDVFPGTWLEAVEGMERCSCGDAGCPSPGAHPTRPDWAGHATGSAAAARRMWVEHPKSSVLLPTGRAFDALDVPESAGFLALARMERMDLTLGPVTCTPDRRMLFFVLPGAAAKAPDLVGHLGWDAAAIDLVGRGEGDYVAGPPTRVGGRGAVQWARRPTHSNRWLPDAAELISPLAYACAREAADARTRLS from the coding sequence GTGTTCTTCGTGGAAGAGCCCATCGGAGTGACGGAAGCCGCACAGGTCCCCCAACAGCGAGGTGAACAGCTGCTCGACGCCGCAGCGCGGTACGCGGAGGAGCGGCACTGGGACGTGTTTCCCGGCACCTGGCTCGAAGCGGTGGAGGGGATGGAACGCTGCTCGTGCGGCGACGCCGGCTGTCCCTCCCCCGGAGCCCATCCCACCCGGCCCGACTGGGCCGGGCATGCCACCGGCAGCGCCGCGGCCGCACGTCGGATGTGGGTGGAGCACCCGAAGTCCTCGGTGCTCCTGCCGACCGGTCGCGCCTTCGACGCGCTCGACGTCCCGGAGTCCGCCGGGTTCCTGGCCCTGGCCCGGATGGAGCGGATGGACCTCACGCTCGGCCCGGTGACGTGCACCCCCGACCGCCGCATGCTGTTCTTCGTGCTCCCCGGCGCCGCGGCCAAGGCACCCGATCTCGTGGGGCACCTGGGCTGGGACGCCGCGGCGATCGACCTCGTGGGCCGGGGCGAGGGCGATTACGTGGCCGGGCCGCCGACCCGCGTGGGCGGGCGCGGTGCGGTCCAGTGGGCCCGCCGGCCGACCCACAGCAACCGGTGGCTGCCGGACGCGGCGGAGCTCATCAGCCCCCTCGCCTACGCCTGCGCACGGGAGGCCGCCGACGCCCGGACGCGCCTTTCGTAG
- a CDS encoding TetR/AcrR family transcriptional regulator, whose amino-acid sequence MGVVTPPNPKSPKQDRSRATRQRLLEAAVACLAEHGWAGSTVSVVAERAGVSRGAAQHHFPTREDLFTGAVEYVAEERSAALRALPVQGRPAVLAAIVDLYTGPLFRAALQLWVAASNEEQLRPRVTELEARVGRETHRIAVELLGADESSPGVRETVQGLLDMARGLGLANVLTDDTARRRRVVAQWAALLDEALGPAVSPAP is encoded by the coding sequence ATGGGTGTGGTAACGCCCCCGAACCCGAAATCCCCCAAGCAGGACAGGAGCCGGGCCACCCGCCAACGGCTCCTGGAAGCGGCGGTCGCCTGCCTCGCCGAACACGGCTGGGCAGGCTCCACCGTCTCCGTCGTCGCCGAACGCGCCGGGGTGTCGCGCGGCGCCGCCCAGCACCACTTCCCCACCCGCGAGGACCTGTTCACCGGCGCCGTCGAGTACGTCGCCGAGGAACGCTCGGCCGCCCTGCGCGCCCTGCCCGTCCAGGGCCGCCCGGCGGTGCTCGCCGCCATCGTCGACCTCTACACGGGGCCGCTCTTCCGCGCCGCGCTGCAGCTCTGGGTCGCCGCGTCCAACGAGGAGCAGCTCCGTCCCCGCGTCACCGAACTAGAGGCCCGCGTGGGCCGTGAGACCCACCGCATCGCCGTCGAGCTCCTCGGCGCCGACGAGAGCAGCCCCGGAGTCCGCGAGACGGTCCAGGGCCTCCTCGACATGGCCCGCGGCCTCGGCCTCGCCAACGTCCTCACCGACGACACAGCCCGTCGGCGCAGGGTCGTGGCCCAGTGGGCGGCGCTGCTGGACGAGGCGCTGGGGCCCGCTGTCAGTCCTGCCCCGTAG
- the pdxH gene encoding pyridoxamine 5'-phosphate oxidase has translation MREQYRSEDFTEKDLAADPMDQFAHWFRQVAGGGALHEPNAMVVSTATPEGRPSSRTVLLKHYDDRGFVFFTNYGSRKGRELTANHYVSLLFPWHPLARQVIVTGTAVRVGREETVAYFRTRPHGSQLGAWASEQSTVIGSREELVTRYEELAARYPEGEKVPAPPQWGGFRVVPETIEFWQGHENRLHDRLRYVREGEDWTVERLCP, from the coding sequence ATGCGCGAGCAGTACCGCTCCGAGGACTTCACCGAGAAGGACCTCGCCGCCGATCCGATGGACCAGTTCGCCCACTGGTTCCGCCAGGTCGCCGGGGGCGGCGCACTCCACGAGCCGAACGCGATGGTGGTCTCCACGGCCACGCCCGAGGGCCGGCCGTCCTCCCGCACGGTGCTGCTGAAGCACTACGACGACCGCGGTTTCGTCTTCTTCACCAATTACGGCTCCCGCAAGGGCCGGGAGCTGACCGCGAACCACTACGTCTCGCTGCTCTTCCCCTGGCACCCGCTGGCCCGCCAGGTCATCGTCACCGGCACCGCGGTCCGCGTCGGCCGCGAGGAGACGGTCGCCTACTTCCGTACCCGCCCGCACGGCTCCCAGCTCGGCGCCTGGGCGAGCGAGCAGTCCACGGTGATCGGCTCCCGCGAGGAGCTGGTGACGCGCTACGAGGAGCTGGCCGCCCGCTACCCGGAGGGCGAGAAGGTCCCCGCACCCCCGCAGTGGGGCGGCTTCCGCGTCGTACCGGAGACGATCGAGTTCTGGCAGGGCCACGAGAACCGGCTGCACGACCGGCTGCGCTACGTACGCGAGGGCGAGGACTGGACCGTGGAGCGGCTCTGCCCGTAG
- a CDS encoding citrate synthase 2, with protein sequence MSDFVPGLEGVVAFETEIAEPDKEGGSLRYRGVDIEDLVGHVSFGNVWGLLVDGAFNPGLPPAEPFPIPVHSGDIRVDVQSALAMLAPVWGLKPLLDIDEETARNDLARAAVMALSYVAQSARGQGLPMVPQSEIDKAQSVVERFMIRWRGEPDPRHVKAVDAYWTSAAEHGMNASTFTARVIASTGADVSAALSGAVGAMSGPLHGGAPSRVLGMIEEIERTGDATAYVKKALDKGERLMGFGHRVYRAEDPRARVLRRTARELAAPRFEVAEALEKAALEELHARRPDRVLATNVEFWAAIVLDFAEVPAHMFTSMFSCARTAGWSAHILEQKRTGRLVRPSATYVGPGSRNPQEIPGYEQLADLGN encoded by the coding sequence ATGTCCGACTTCGTACCCGGACTTGAAGGAGTCGTCGCGTTCGAGACGGAGATCGCCGAGCCCGACAAGGAAGGCGGCTCGCTCCGCTACCGCGGCGTCGACATCGAGGACCTCGTCGGCCATGTGTCGTTCGGCAACGTCTGGGGTCTGCTGGTCGACGGGGCGTTCAACCCCGGCCTGCCGCCCGCCGAACCGTTCCCGATCCCCGTGCACTCCGGCGACATCCGTGTCGACGTGCAGTCCGCGCTCGCCATGCTGGCGCCCGTGTGGGGTCTCAAACCGCTGCTCGACATCGACGAGGAGACCGCCCGCAACGACCTGGCGCGGGCCGCGGTGATGGCCCTGTCGTACGTGGCCCAGTCGGCGCGCGGCCAGGGGCTGCCGATGGTTCCGCAGAGCGAGATCGACAAGGCACAGTCCGTCGTGGAACGGTTCATGATCCGCTGGCGCGGTGAGCCGGACCCCCGGCACGTGAAGGCGGTCGACGCCTACTGGACCTCTGCGGCCGAGCACGGCATGAACGCCTCGACGTTCACCGCCCGCGTCATCGCGTCGACCGGCGCGGACGTGTCGGCGGCGCTGTCGGGTGCGGTGGGCGCGATGTCGGGTCCGCTGCACGGTGGTGCCCCGTCCCGGGTCCTCGGCATGATCGAGGAGATCGAGCGGACCGGCGACGCCACCGCGTACGTGAAGAAGGCCCTGGACAAGGGCGAACGGCTGATGGGCTTCGGCCACCGCGTCTACCGCGCCGAGGACCCGCGCGCCCGCGTCCTGCGGCGTACGGCCCGCGAGCTGGCGGCGCCGCGCTTCGAGGTGGCGGAGGCGCTGGAGAAGGCCGCCCTCGAGGAGCTGCACGCCAGGCGCCCGGACCGGGTGCTGGCGACGAACGTCGAGTTCTGGGCGGCGATCGTGCTGGACTTCGCGGAGGTCCCGGCGCACATGTTCACGTCGATGTTCAGCTGCGCCCGTACGGCGGGCTGGTCGGCACACATCCTGGAGCAGAAGCGGACGGGCCGGCTGGTGCGCCCCTCGGCGACGTACGTCGGTCCGGGTTCGCGCAACCCGCAGGAGATCCCGGGGTACGAGCAGCTCGCCGACCTGGGGAACTGA
- a CDS encoding metal-dependent transcriptional regulator, whose product MSGLIDTTEMYLRTILELEEEGVVPMRARIAERLDQSGPTVSQTVARMERDGLVQVAGDRHLELTDEGRRLATRVMRKHRLAECLLVDVIGLEWEQVHAEACRWEHVMSEAVERRVLELLRHPTESPYGNPIPGLEELGEQAEADPFLDEGMVSLSELDPGAEGKTVVVRRIGEPIQTDAQLMYTLRRAGVQPGSVVSVTESPGGVLVGSSGEAAELDSEVASHVFVAKR is encoded by the coding sequence ATGTCCGGACTGATCGATACAACGGAGATGTATCTCCGCACCATCCTCGAGCTCGAAGAGGAAGGCGTGGTCCCGATGCGCGCCCGGATCGCGGAACGGCTGGACCAGAGCGGTCCGACGGTCAGCCAGACGGTGGCGCGCATGGAGCGGGACGGGCTCGTCCAGGTCGCGGGTGACCGCCATCTGGAATTGACCGACGAGGGGCGCCGCCTCGCGACGCGCGTGATGCGCAAGCACCGGCTCGCCGAGTGCCTGCTCGTCGACGTGATCGGTCTGGAGTGGGAGCAGGTCCACGCCGAGGCCTGTCGCTGGGAGCACGTGATGAGTGAGGCCGTGGAGCGCCGGGTGCTGGAGCTGCTGCGGCACCCGACGGAGTCTCCGTACGGGAACCCGATCCCGGGCCTGGAGGAGCTGGGCGAGCAGGCGGAGGCCGATCCGTTCCTGGACGAGGGCATGGTGAGCCTGTCCGAGCTCGACCCGGGCGCGGAGGGCAAGACCGTGGTGGTGCGCCGGATCGGTGAGCCGATCCAGACGGACGCCCAGCTGATGTACACGCTGCGGCGGGCGGGCGTGCAGCCCGGCTCGGTGGTCAGCGTGACGGAGTCGCCCGGCGGCGTGCTGGTCGGTTCCAGCGGTGAGGCGGCGGAGCTGGACTCCGAGGTCGCCTCGCACGTCTTCGTCGCCAAGCGCTAA
- a CDS encoding PAS domain-containing protein produces the protein MSASRSSGTTDALGPDEDPEPDPGREPRAVAIPGSQLLAALLDGMDAALCAFDAHGTITHWNREAERILGWSAGEAVGRSGFAGWAVRSADAGDVQGRLMSAMDAPGRQVHEFALLRKDGGRVLVRTQSSGVRGEGGKPAGVYCAFSEVHAQIDLERSIALSEALFEDASWGVVLVDVDLRPTVVNSYAARALGGGRTALLGRPLGELVVQGVEDLEGALQHVLAEGSPPAPAELWVTLRTAEGDRRRCWRSGFLRLASPLAEEPVPLGVGWLFRDVTAAKLAEQEADRVRFRSNQLHRAARQAAECEDPMEAATSSLDFALAGFADHVVVDLLAGERLVRAAATPADAPGPCLPVSGGSIPVRYGPGHPALQAVERTGSVRASARAGAGEEWAVERQWPRDAVHALCAVLRSRGRTLGVVTFLRSGSRSAFERPDAMYAESVAVRVASAVDLARLTAGGGDPSGV, from the coding sequence GTGAGTGCTTCCAGGAGCAGTGGAACCACCGACGCGCTCGGACCCGACGAGGACCCCGAGCCGGACCCCGGGCGCGAGCCCCGTGCGGTTGCGATCCCCGGGTCCCAGTTGCTCGCGGCGCTGCTCGACGGGATGGACGCCGCGCTCTGCGCGTTCGACGCCCACGGCACGATCACCCACTGGAACCGTGAGGCCGAGCGGATTCTCGGCTGGTCCGCCGGGGAAGCCGTGGGGCGGAGCGGATTCGCCGGGTGGGCGGTGCGGAGCGCGGACGCGGGGGACGTGCAGGGCCGGCTGATGTCCGCCATGGACGCCCCCGGGCGGCAGGTCCACGAGTTCGCGCTGCTGCGCAAGGACGGCGGGCGGGTGCTCGTACGGACGCAGTCCTCCGGGGTGCGCGGCGAGGGCGGGAAGCCGGCCGGGGTGTACTGCGCGTTCAGTGAGGTGCACGCGCAGATCGATCTGGAGCGGTCCATCGCGCTGAGCGAGGCGTTGTTCGAGGACGCGTCGTGGGGTGTCGTCCTCGTCGATGTCGATCTGCGGCCGACCGTCGTCAACTCCTACGCCGCGCGGGCGCTGGGAGGCGGGCGTACGGCGCTGCTGGGACGTCCGCTGGGCGAACTGGTCGTCCAGGGGGTCGAGGACCTGGAGGGCGCGCTGCAGCACGTGCTCGCCGAGGGGTCGCCGCCCGCGCCCGCGGAGCTGTGGGTGACGCTCAGGACGGCCGAGGGCGACCGGCGGCGCTGCTGGCGCAGCGGGTTCCTGCGGCTGGCGTCGCCCCTGGCCGAGGAACCGGTCCCGCTGGGGGTCGGCTGGCTGTTCCGGGACGTGACGGCGGCGAAGCTCGCGGAGCAGGAGGCGGACCGGGTGCGCTTCCGGTCGAACCAGCTGCACCGGGCGGCCCGCCAGGCGGCCGAGTGCGAGGACCCCATGGAGGCGGCGACCTCCTCGCTGGACTTCGCCCTGGCCGGGTTCGCCGACCATGTGGTGGTCGATCTGCTGGCGGGGGAGCGGCTGGTGCGGGCCGCGGCGACGCCGGCCGACGCGCCGGGCCCGTGCCTGCCGGTGTCGGGCGGCTCGATCCCGGTGCGGTACGGGCCGGGGCACCCTGCCCTGCAGGCGGTGGAGCGTACGGGCTCGGTACGGGCCAGCGCGCGGGCCGGGGCGGGCGAGGAGTGGGCGGTGGAACGCCAGTGGCCGCGGGATGCGGTGCACGCGCTGTGCGCGGTGCTGCGGAGCCGGGGGCGGACGCTGGGCGTGGTGACGTTCCTGCGCTCGGGGAGCCGCAGCGCGTTCGAACGCCCGGACGCGATGTACGCGGAGAGCGTGGCGGTCCGGGTCGCCTCGGCGGTGGACCTGGCGCGCCTGACCGCCGGCGGCGGCGACCCGTCGGGCGTGTGA
- a CDS encoding enoyl-CoA hydratase family protein has protein sequence MTLAERAHERGITTLTLDSPANRNALSARLVSELAGALDDCAADDTVRAVILTHTGNTFCAGADLTAPADPHAFVALMRRIVTLPKPVVARVTGHVRAGGLGLLGACDISVAGPDSSFALTESRLGLAPAVISLPLLPRLDPRAASRYYLTGERFDAAEAARIGLVSLAAEDVDKALVPVLDGLRRASPQGLAASKELATATVRESFDQHAEDLIARSAALFASAEAREGMTAFLERRDPAWVW, from the coding sequence ATGACCCTTGCGGAACGTGCCCACGAGCGGGGCATCACCACCCTCACGCTCGACTCCCCGGCCAACCGCAACGCCCTGAGCGCACGGCTCGTCTCCGAACTGGCCGGGGCACTCGACGACTGCGCGGCGGACGACACCGTACGGGCGGTGATCCTCACCCACACCGGCAACACGTTCTGCGCGGGCGCCGACCTCACCGCGCCGGCCGACCCGCACGCCTTCGTCGCCCTCATGCGGCGCATCGTCACCCTGCCCAAACCGGTCGTCGCCCGGGTCACCGGGCACGTCCGGGCCGGCGGGCTCGGGCTGCTCGGCGCCTGCGACATCTCGGTCGCGGGCCCCGACTCCTCCTTCGCGCTCACCGAATCACGCCTCGGCCTCGCCCCGGCAGTCATCTCCCTGCCCCTGCTGCCCCGCCTGGACCCCCGCGCGGCATCCCGCTACTACCTCACCGGGGAACGCTTCGACGCGGCGGAAGCCGCGCGGATCGGTCTCGTGAGCCTCGCCGCCGAGGACGTGGACAAGGCGCTCGTACCGGTACTGGACGGACTGCGCAGGGCGTCGCCGCAGGGGCTGGCCGCCTCGAAGGAGCTGGCCACGGCTACTGTGCGGGAGAGTTTCGACCAGCACGCAGAAGACCTCATCGCCCGCTCGGCGGCCCTGTTCGCCTCCGCCGAGGCACGGGAGGGGATGACGGCCTTCCTCGAACGACGGGACCCCGCATGGGTGTGGTAA
- a CDS encoding ABC transporter ATP-binding protein: MPDHADTDSGTVTDNTVISGAVVGAPAVRVQGLWKRFGEQVAVAGIDLELPAGKFVGLVGPNGAGKTTTLSMVTGLLRPDMGKIEVGGHDVWRDPVAVKARIGVLPEGLRLFERLSGRELLAYIGRLRGLPGAEVDKRATQLLDVLDLAGAQHKLVVDYSTGMRKKIGLAAALLHNPEVLFLDEPFEGVDPVSAQTIRGVLERYTRSGATVVFSSHVMELVESLCDWVAVMAAGRIRAHGTLAEVRGDASSLQDAFLELVGAGSRDTGESLDWLGGTR, from the coding sequence ATGCCGGACCATGCGGACACGGACAGCGGAACCGTGACGGACAACACGGTCATCTCCGGCGCGGTGGTGGGCGCGCCCGCTGTGCGGGTACAGGGGCTGTGGAAGCGGTTCGGCGAACAGGTCGCGGTCGCCGGGATCGATCTCGAGCTGCCCGCAGGCAAGTTCGTCGGCCTGGTGGGCCCCAACGGCGCGGGCAAGACCACCACGCTCTCGATGGTGACCGGGCTGCTCAGGCCGGACATGGGGAAGATCGAGGTCGGCGGGCACGACGTCTGGCGGGACCCGGTAGCGGTGAAGGCAAGGATCGGGGTGCTTCCCGAGGGACTGCGGCTCTTCGAGCGGCTCTCGGGGCGTGAACTCCTCGCGTACATCGGGCGGTTGCGCGGCCTGCCGGGCGCAGAGGTCGACAAGCGGGCCACCCAGCTGCTCGACGTGCTCGATCTGGCGGGTGCCCAGCACAAGCTGGTCGTGGACTACTCGACCGGGATGCGCAAGAAGATCGGTCTGGCGGCCGCGCTGCTGCACAACCCCGAAGTCCTCTTCCTCGACGAGCCGTTCGAGGGCGTCGACCCGGTGTCGGCGCAGACCATTCGCGGCGTTCTGGAGCGCTACACGCGCTCCGGCGCCACCGTCGTCTTCTCCAGCCATGTGATGGAGCTCGTCGAGTCGCTCTGCGACTGGGTGGCCGTCATGGCGGCGGGCCGGATCCGGGCCCACGGCACGCTGGCCGAGGTGCGCGGCGACGCGTCCTCGCTGCAGGACGCGTTCCTCGAACTGGTCGGCGCGGGCAGCCGGGACACCGGGGAGTCCCTGGACTGGCTGGGCGGCACCCGATGA
- a CDS encoding alpha/beta fold hydrolase, whose product MVRRIDVTGSDGVRLAAWDFADPPKGRAEAERAPGILLLHGLMGRATHWSSTARWLSERHRPVGLDQRGHGRSEKPAEGPYTRDAYVADAEAAIEQLGLAPVTLIGHSMGALTAWQLAAKRPDLVKALIICDMRASALGAASQREWEDWFDAWPVPFATLADVRKWFGEDDPWVERPNPSRGEFFAEVMAERSDGWRPVFSRRQMLRSRATWVYDAHWEELAQVQCPALVLRGLDGELGRAEAQEMVRVLPRGQYAEVADAGHLVHYDQPEGWRTAVEPFLEQLAEDFRDDREPVSP is encoded by the coding sequence ATGGTGCGGCGCATTGATGTGACCGGATCCGACGGCGTACGCCTTGCCGCCTGGGATTTCGCCGATCCGCCCAAAGGGCGCGCGGAGGCCGAGCGCGCCCCCGGGATCTTATTGCTCCACGGGCTGATGGGACGCGCCACGCACTGGTCCTCCACAGCCCGCTGGCTCTCCGAGCGGCACCGGCCCGTCGGCCTCGACCAGCGCGGGCACGGCCGCAGCGAGAAGCCGGCCGAGGGGCCCTACACCCGTGACGCGTACGTCGCCGACGCCGAGGCGGCGATCGAACAGCTCGGTCTCGCGCCCGTCACCCTCATCGGACATTCGATGGGCGCTCTCACCGCGTGGCAGCTCGCGGCCAAGCGCCCCGACCTCGTCAAGGCCCTGATCATCTGCGACATGCGGGCCTCCGCGCTCGGGGCCGCCTCGCAACGGGAATGGGAGGACTGGTTCGACGCGTGGCCGGTCCCCTTCGCGACCCTCGCCGACGTACGGAAGTGGTTCGGCGAGGACGACCCCTGGGTGGAGCGGCCCAATCCGTCCCGCGGTGAGTTCTTCGCCGAGGTGATGGCCGAGCGGTCCGACGGCTGGCGCCCCGTCTTCTCCCGCCGCCAGATGCTCCGGTCCCGGGCGACCTGGGTCTACGACGCCCACTGGGAGGAGCTGGCGCAGGTCCAGTGCCCCGCCCTGGTCCTGCGCGGCCTCGACGGCGAGCTCGGCCGGGCCGAGGCCCAGGAAATGGTCCGCGTCCTGCCGCGCGGGCAGTACGCGGAGGTGGCCGATGCCGGCCACCTCGTCCACTACGACCAGCCGGAGGGCTGGCGCACGGCGGTGGAGCCGTTCCTGGAGCAGCTCGCCGAGGACTTCCGGGACGACAGGGAGCCCGTCAGCCCCTGA
- a CDS encoding SIS domain-containing protein produces the protein MSDSTLAGQFFDAAIGLLERVRDEESAAVAAAGAAIADTVAAGGRLFAFGAGHSSLAAQDVVYRAGGFALMNLLAVPGTVGVDVMPATLGSALERVDGLASAVLDSSPATSGDLLVIISLSGRNALPVEMAQNARALGLTVIGVTSVAYATGTRSRHTSGGFLRDHCDIVLDSKISIGDAELTADGIEAPFAPASTVVTSALMQAMMATAAEELVARGIEPPLLRSGNVDGGHEWNGRVMREYGDRIFYRH, from the coding sequence ATGAGCGACAGCACGCTTGCCGGTCAGTTCTTCGACGCAGCGATCGGCCTGTTGGAGCGTGTGCGCGACGAGGAGTCCGCCGCCGTCGCGGCCGCCGGTGCCGCGATCGCCGACACCGTCGCCGCGGGCGGCCGGCTCTTCGCCTTCGGGGCGGGGCACTCCTCCCTCGCCGCACAGGACGTCGTCTACCGGGCGGGCGGATTCGCCCTGATGAACCTGCTCGCCGTCCCCGGCACCGTCGGCGTCGACGTCATGCCGGCCACGCTCGGCTCCGCGCTGGAGCGGGTGGACGGTCTCGCGAGCGCCGTGCTCGACTCCAGCCCCGCGACGTCCGGCGACCTCCTCGTGATCATCTCCCTGTCGGGGCGCAACGCGCTGCCCGTGGAGATGGCGCAGAACGCCCGGGCGCTCGGGCTGACGGTCATCGGCGTCACCTCGGTCGCGTACGCGACGGGCACCCGGTCGCGGCACACCTCGGGGGGATTCCTGCGGGACCACTGCGACATCGTCCTCGACAGCAAGATCTCGATCGGTGACGCGGAACTGACGGCGGACGGGATCGAGGCGCCGTTCGCGCCCGCGTCGACGGTCGTCACCAGTGCGCTGATGCAGGCGATGATGGCCACCGCCGCGGAGGAGCTGGTCGCCCGGGGGATCGAGCCGCCGCTGCTGCGGTCGGGGAACGTGGACGGCGGGCACGAGTGGAACGGTCGCGTGATGCGGGAGTACGGGGACCGGATCTTCTACCGGCACTGA